TGCTCGACGTAGAGCGCATTGAAGTGTTGCCTGGCCCGCAGGGCACGCTGGCCGGCCGCAACGCGACCGGCGGCCTCGTCAACATGGTGACGCGCGGCCCATCGGCGGAATGGACCGGCTTTGCCAATCTGCTCTACACTTCGGACCAGCAGAAGCAGGCTGCCTTCTTCCTAGCCGGCCCGGTCAGCGACAAGATCCAGATCAGCACGTCGCAATATTTTGACGGCTTCCGCGGTCTGACCAAGAACATCTATCTCGACCAGTGGTCCAACAGCTACACCTACGGGTCGCGCAACAAGGTCAAGCTGCTGCTGTCCGACCAGTTCACGGTCGATGTCACCGCTTTCTATCAGTATAGCCACCAGAATGGCGACAACCAGATCGCGCCCTTCGCCTATGTTCCGGCAGGGTTCAACTTCCCGAGCGACGTCTACAAGCGGCCTTTCTCGCAGATGCAGCCCGGCGTGACGCCGAGCCTGAGCAACCGGAACTACGCCAGCCTCTATAATGGCGAATCCCGCACCGTCGACTATGGCGGCATCCTGCGCCTGACCTTTGAAACGGCGGGCGGAACGACGCTGACTTCGATCAACTCCTACCTGAATGAAGACAGAAAGCGTGACATCGACTTCGGCCTGGGCGTGATCCCGCTGGCCGATCTGAACGTGCGGCCGGAATTTGATGGTCTGGTTCATTCCAGGCTGAAGGTTGAGTCCTACACGTCGGAACTTCGCCTCAACTCCGCCGATGTCGGGCCGCTTCATTATGTCGCAGGTCTGTTCTTCTCGAACGAGAAGTCGGAAAATGATTTCGTCCGCTATCTCTTCCCCGCGGTGACGAACGGCCAGTTCGATACCAAGTCCTATGCGGCTTATGCGCATGCCGACTATGACATCACGGAACAGCTGAAGCTGCAGGGCGGCATCCGTTTCGAGAAGGACGAGGTGGGCTATCGGGCCAAGGTTCCGACGCTTCCCGCAACCCAGAAGCTGACGTCGGATGGCGTCATTCGGACGTTCGCCGCTTCGCAGGTCGCCGCGACCGGCAAGGGTTCGGGCGGTGACAGCTTCCTCAACTATGACATCGGCGCGCAGTATCGCGTGAACCGCGATCTCATGTTCTATGGCACCTTCGCCAAGGCGAAGCAGGGCCCGATCTTCGACCAGTCCGATACGAATGGTCTGCTGAGCGCGGCTGGCATTTCGACCCTGCCCCAGGAATCGGTGAAGTCCTTTGAACTCGGCATGAAGTCGCAGTTCTTCGACCGGGCGCTGACGCTGAACGTTTCGCTGTTCAACAGCACCTACAAAAATTACCAGGTGCAGACGAGCGTTGTCATTGATCCGAACCAGCCGCCGCAGCGCAAGCTTGCTTCGGTCGGCAAGGTCCGCACCCGCGGCGTGGAATTTTCGGCTTCGGCCCGCCTGATGTCCAACCTGCGCACGGATCTCAATGTCGCCTATACCGAGGCGAAGATCCTCGATTTCCCCAATGCGCCTTGCTACATCAACGCGGTCCGCAACACATCAGCCTGCTTCGTCGCGAACCCGACCGCGCCGACGGCAGCGCAGTACTTCACCCAGGGCAACCTTGCTGGCGAACTGCTCAACCGGGCGCCGAAATGGCGTGGCACCTTGACGCTGGATTACAGCGTGCCTGTGAATGGCGACGGGCTTGAAGCCTTCATCGCACCGCTGGTCAAATATGCGTCGAAGCAGCGCACCGACCTGCTGCGCGGGCCGACGTCCTACCTGCCCGACACGACCTATGTCGATGTCAACGTGGGTGTTCGCAACTCGAATATCACTGCCGAACTGTTCGTCCGCAACCTGTTCAAGGAAAATGAGCAGACCTTCATTCCGCAGCAGAGCTTCAGCCCGAACGGCGCGCTCCAACGGGTGATTGAACGTATCAACAGCCGCTATATCGGTGGCCGTGTACGCTACAGCTTCTAAGGGGTTGGGCGGGAGCGCGGCGACGCGCTCCCGCTCCTTTTTTTGGAAGGAGGGGCGAGCCGCGCCGACATCCGGCAGCGGCTCCACCTCGTAACCCACCAGGCGCAAAAAAAAACGCTGGTAGGAGCAAGATGACGATGGCAGCAAAAGCGGTTTTGTCCCTGGCGTCTGCCTCTATTCTCGCCTTGCATTGCCTGGCCGCCCATGCTGCGCCGGGGCAAGCCCCGCGGGCCGCTGCGGTGGAAACCGGCGGGGAGGCGGCATGCACTGCGCTGTCCCGCGCGGTCCTGACCGATACCGACATCATCAGCGCGGCCTTCCAGCCTGCAAATCTGCCCATATCGGGCGCGACCGCAAGGGCATCGGACGGGTCCGGCAGCACCGTGTCGATTTCCGGACTTCCTGCTTTCTGCCGTGTCGTGGGTCGCATCCATCCAGAGCCGGGGTCGGACATTCGGTTCGAAGTCTGGTTGCCCGCTCAATGGAACGGCCGTTATCTGGGCGTCGGCAATGGCGGGCTTGCCGGATCGATTCGATACCG
Above is a window of Sphingobium sp. JS3065 DNA encoding:
- a CDS encoding TonB-dependent receptor, producing MNSFYKYALLAGSSLGAAFAAPAVAQSAAAQTTPEAPAGDEIIVTANKRAENVQDIPKSVQVIGSGALQRQNIVNIGELQKLVPTIAGEGQTLAIRGVGTGASSVNAPNKVGIVLDDIPQPSSTTLSNFLLDVERIEVLPGPQGTLAGRNATGGLVNMVTRGPSAEWTGFANLLYTSDQQKQAAFFLAGPVSDKIQISTSQYFDGFRGLTKNIYLDQWSNSYTYGSRNKVKLLLSDQFTVDVTAFYQYSHQNGDNQIAPFAYVPAGFNFPSDVYKRPFSQMQPGVTPSLSNRNYASLYNGESRTVDYGGILRLTFETAGGTTLTSINSYLNEDRKRDIDFGLGVIPLADLNVRPEFDGLVHSRLKVESYTSELRLNSADVGPLHYVAGLFFSNEKSENDFVRYLFPAVTNGQFDTKSYAAYAHADYDITEQLKLQGGIRFEKDEVGYRAKVPTLPATQKLTSDGVIRTFAASQVAATGKGSGGDSFLNYDIGAQYRVNRDLMFYGTFAKAKQGPIFDQSDTNGLLSAAGISTLPQESVKSFELGMKSQFFDRALTLNVSLFNSTYKNYQVQTSVVIDPNQPPQRKLASVGKVRTRGVEFSASARLMSNLRTDLNVAYTEAKILDFPNAPCYINAVRNTSACFVANPTAPTAAQYFTQGNLAGELLNRAPKWRGTLTLDYSVPVNGDGLEAFIAPLVKYASKQRTDLLRGPTSYLPDTTYVDVNVGVRNSNITAELFVRNLFKENEQTFIPQQSFSPNGALQRVIERINSRYIGGRVRYSF